A region of Anopheles merus strain MAF chromosome 2R, AmerM5.1, whole genome shotgun sequence DNA encodes the following proteins:
- the LOC121588413 gene encoding pancreatic triacylglycerol lipase-like, producing the protein MQLCAVVSLLVVGLIASATAIDDRNWHLVPDGNGRLHLVNTNPYDLPETDAGTAAPRFVPQQDMIFRLFTRANPTQPQILQLNNAASITGSNFNPAHPTRFTIHGWNNDGSHFMNPLIRDAFFQRGDFNVITVDWGVGAINPNYIASRSLVGPVGNTVSLLIDQLIATAGANPDNIYIIGYSLGAHAAANAGKAQNGRINTIIALDPAGPLFAFGQADAVSPADGRYVETIMTNAGLNGINTPLGQANFYPNGGRTQPGCGTDIGGSCAHDRAPTFYAESVRAGTPFRAMRCADHGQILSGSCTSSGPDANMGGQPSNFGRGVQGVYYLQTNAASPFARG; encoded by the exons ATGCAGCTGTGCGCCGTAGTTTCCCTACTTGTGGTGGGACTGATTGCCAGTG CCACTGCCATTGACGATCGCAACTGGCACCTGGTTCCAGATGGCAACGGTAGGCTGCATCTCGTCAACACCAACCCATACGATCTGCCGGAAACGGACGCCGGCACCGCCGCACCACGGTTCGTGCCCCAGCAGGACATGATTTTCCGTCTGTTCACGCGGGCCAATCCGACGCAACCGCAGATTCTGCAGCTCAACAATGCCGCCTCCATTACCGGCTCGAACTTCAATCCGGCCCACCCGACGCGCTTCACCATTCACGGCTGGAACAACGACGGATCGCACTTCATGAACCCGCTGATCCGGGATGCGTTCTTCCAGCGGGGCGACTTTAACGTGATCACCGTCGACTGGGGCGTGGGTGCGATCAATCCGAACTACATCGCGTCCCGCAGCTTGGTCGGACCGGTGGGCAACACCGTCTCGCTGCTGATCGATCAGCTGATCGCGACTGCCGGCGCCAACCCGGACAACATCTACATCATCGGCTACAGTCTGGGTGCGCACGCGGCCGCTAACGCCGGCAAGGCACAGAACGGGCGCATCAACACGATCATTGCGCTGGATCCGGCCGGGCCGCTGTTTGCGTTCGGACAGGCCGATGCCGTGTCGCCGGCGGATGGCCGGTACGTGGAAACCATCATGACGAATGCCGGCCTGAACGGTATCAATACGCCGCTCGGCCAGGCCAACTTCTACCCGAACGGTGGCCGCACGCAGCCGGGCTGCGGTACGGACATCGGGGGCAGCTGTGCTCACGATCGTGCGCCAACGTTCTACGCCGAATCGGTTCGCGCCGGCACGCCGTTCCGTGCGATGCGCTGCGCCGACCATGGACAGATACTGTCGGGCAGCTGTACCTCGTCCGGACCGGACGCTAACATGGGCGGCCAGCCGTCCAACTTTGGGCGCGGTGTGCAGGGCGTTTACTATCTGCAGACGAACGCTGCGTCACCGTTTGCACGGGGATAA